The DNA segment CCGATCCGAGGGACGCCTCGGTCGCGACGGTCTTCTATCTCCCGGCGATCCTCTTCGGTCTTCTCGCCGCCGCTCCTCTTCTCGCACGCCTCGCGGTTCAGGCGGAGAAGAGGGCGGCGCGGCTTTCGCTCGCGTTTCTCGCGCTTCCGGTTCTTCCCCTCGCGGCGAACTGGACGGTTTGCGACGCGCGCGGTTTCACCCTCGCCCAGGAAGCGGGCGAGGCGATGCTCGATTCCGCGGAGAAGGACGCGGTTCTTCTCACGGAAGGGGACAACGACACGTTCATCCTCGCGTACCTTCAGGTCGTCGAGAGAAAGCGCGCGGACATCGAGCTTCTCGACCGCGATCTCAACCTGTACGCGGAGCGTTTCGGAACGGGGAAGCCCGGCCGGGTTCTTCCCGAGGAGAGGGACGCGGCGATCGAGAGGATCGTCTCCACGGGGGATCGTCCGGTGTACGCGGTGAGCCGCTTCACGGAGAAACCGGTGGGAGGAAAGCGGCTCGCTTCGATCGGCTCGCTCTACCAGTTCGTGTCGGCGGAAGAGGAGGTCGCGCCGCGCTTCTTCGCGCGCGATCATCCAAGAGGCCTCAAGCTTCCGGGGGCGCGGAACGACTACATGGCGCGCCGCTTCGCGGTTTCCTATCTCTTTCGCTGGATCGATCACTACAGGGAGACGGGAAGTCGTGCCGGAATCGCCGAGATGAACGAGCTCGTTCGCGAGGCGGGGAGCGGGCTTCGCGAGGCGCATCTCGTTCTCGGCGAGGGGGCGGCCGCCGCGGGGGACACGGGCGCCGCGAGGAGCGAGCTCGAGCGGGCGCTCGCGGCCGATCCGGAGTTCCTTGAGGCGCGAAGGAGGCTCGCCGAGCTTCTTCGCGCCGGAGGGGACCTCGCGCGGGCCGAGGAGGAGTATCGCTTCGCGGCGGAGAGGAGCGGCGATGCCGGCGATCTTCTCAACCTCGGAAACGTTCTCTCTCTTCTCGGAAGAACGGAGGAGTCGGCGCGCGCGTATCGCATTGCGCTCGAGAGCGCCGCGGGCGACACGCTCGTTCTCTCCGGCGCCGTCCGCGGGCTCGGAAGGCTCGGGCTGCTCTCCGATCACTCAAGAGCGCTGGAGACGTTCCACGCGCACGCGCCCGAGAGGGCGGACGTGAGCGAGGGGCTCGGCGACGCCTACGAGCTCGAGGGGCGCGGCGACGATGCGCTCGCCGCTTACGAAGGAGCGCGAAGACTCGACCCGGGGAATCCTCGCCTCGCGCACAAGATCGGTCTCGTTCATCTTCGGTGCGGGCGGGAGGCGGAGGCGCGGAGCGAGTTCCTGCGCGCGATCGAGGCCGACTCCGCGTGCGCGGAGGCGCTGAACGCGCTCGCGTACTCGTATGTCGAGTCGGGCGAGCGGCCGGCGGAAGCGCTCGTGCTGGTCGATCGCGCGATCCGTCACGGAGCGGAGGC comes from the Candidatus Eisenbacteria bacterium genome and includes:
- a CDS encoding DUF2723 domain-containing protein codes for the protein MGFLVGGAVLAIYLLTLCPGVYVGDSGELAAASATLGVAHPPGYPLYVLLGRLFVVLFPVGSAAFRVNLLSAVFGAAAAAFFFLFARAHLRGRMPDAPELPRTVAALALAALFAFSRSIWMESVKAEVYTLNLFWIALFLFLTTRRTPGVLLFFLLGVAAANHQTVLFLLPGMIVLLRARGERGLLAYAAGAAALLAGATLYLVPLVRPDGPDLFAWRKPNDLPALLAHVFRAQYGELSEAPRSLARFFDQILFLLRLLLREMTFPALLLPFALHRALRARSAPEDRALAIHFLVFSFGLLLLLNHGTDPRDASVATVFYLPAILFGLLAAAPLLARLAVQAEKRAARLSLAFLALPVLPLAANWTVCDARGFTLAQEAGEAMLDSAEKDAVLLTEGDNDTFILAYLQVVERKRADIELLDRDLNLYAERFGTGKPGRVLPEERDAAIERIVSTGDRPVYAVSRFTEKPVGGKRLASIGSLYQFVSAEEEVAPRFFARDHPRGLKLPGARNDYMARRFAVSYLFRWIDHYRETGSRAGIAEMNELVREAGSGLREAHLVLGEGAAAAGDTGAARSELERALAADPEFLEARRRLAELLRAGGDLARAEEEYRFAAERSGDAGDLLNLGNVLSLLGRTEESARAYRIALESAAGDTLVLSGAVRGLGRLGLLSDHSRALETFHAHAPERADVSEGLGDAYELEGRGDDALAAYEGARRLDPGNPRLAHKIGLVHLRCGREAEARSEFLRAIEADSACAEALNALAYSYVESGERPAEALVLVDRAIRHGAEADLGYYEDTRGRALASLGRTAEAEDAFRRALEKTPEADVNARAETCEGLARVREARGDSGGASALRARADSLRASAR